A window of the Phaseolus vulgaris cultivar G19833 chromosome 5, P. vulgaris v2.0, whole genome shotgun sequence genome harbors these coding sequences:
- the LOC137833948 gene encoding formin-like protein 14 has protein sequence MDASKRMMLAKAMKEARAAKAGASSAPAADPNPPSTLPPPPPTTTEAPLGSSPPSPNSPEALQTPGSPLHIDAVPLAVASSPAPTPLDKGKRVLEIISDDEDSDGVALFKRRKSARVPLLPEASPQGEDFFRDNPPSATSLPPTIVQEEGGEGAESAPPPPPAEVSASPAPVAAAPDLIAIPPYIMHLMRGFSGGTMPEGSDRKEGMPFYLGAFLAVALEWRAQARNAALQTHTLQALETRVTALEEEKKTLGRQNEAYQTTLKQAQESKAEAEGQLAEAMELQADFYAREVALKVQVTSLQDIVEAYEEVQKDLKARCCEQTDAMERMEGEMATQAKAMGLLQADYDKLQVEVSRLRVEKEALEKQVASGDAAIGELEKDTKTLIQEMAGTFEEGFQEALAQAVCMNPGINISSCDSTHHIVDGKVVPLDMDD, from the coding sequence atggacgcctccaaaaggatgatgTTGGCGAAGGcgatgaaggaggctcgtgctgccaaagcaggcgcctcctccgcccctgctgctgatccGAACCCCCCATCAACTCTGCCACCGCCACCACCAACCACCACCGAAGCCCCCCTAGGCTCATCTCCGCCATCCCCAAATAGCCCCGAGGCGCTTCAGACTCCCGGCTCTCCTCTGCACATCGACGCCGTTCCTCTAGCCGTGGCCTCGtcgccggctccaaccccccttgacaaagggaaacgggtcttggagattatatcggatgatgaggactcggaCGGCGTGGCActcttcaagaggaggaaatctgcGCGGGTCCCCCTTCTAccagaggcgtcgccccagggagaggaTTTCTTCAGGGATAACCCTCCAAGTGCGACTTCCCTTCCCCCCACAATAGTCCAAGAGGAAGgaggcgaaggcgccgaatctgccccgcctccgccaccggcagaagtctctgcttcccctgctcccgtcgctgccgcccccgatctcatcgccatccctccttatatcatgcatctgatgaggggcttcagcggtGGAACGATGCCAGAAGGttccgacaggaaggagggcatgcccttctacttaggggccttcttggcggtggcccttgaatggcgcgcccaggccagaaacgctgcTTTGCAAACCCATACCCttcaggccttggaaacaagggtaactgccctggaggaggaaaagaaaactctgggacgccagaacgaagcttaccaaaccaccctgaagcaggcgcaagagtccaaagcagaggcTGAGggacaactggcagaggcgaTGGAGCTCCAGGCCGACTTCTACgctcgggaagtcgccctcaaAGTTCAGGTAACGAGCCTTCAAGACATAGTCGAAGCATAcgaagaagttcaaaaggacttgaaggccCGCTGCTGTGAGCAAACTGACGCAATGGAgcggatggaaggggaaatggctacccaggccaaagctatgggccttctccaggcggactacgacaaactgcaagTCGAGGTCAGCCGactccgcgtggagaaggaggctttggagaagcaagtAGCTTCCGGGGACGCCGCCATTGGAGAATTAGAGAAGGACACAAAGACcctcatccaggagatggcgggcaccttcgaggagggattccaggAAGCTCTGGCCCAAGCTGTCTGCATGAATCCAGGGATCAACATTTCcagctgcgattccactcaccacattgttgatggaaaggtcgtgcctCTGGACATGGACGATTGA